In Dethiobacter alkaliphilus AHT 1, the genomic window GTTTTCCTGATCTCTTAAATTTTTTAGGCCTAGTGTGGTCAAAATTTCTGCAAAATCTGTGCAGAAGTTCATGATTTTCTTGGCTTTTTCTTCAGGATAAACCGGCACCTTTTTCAAAGCATTCAAATAATTTGTCATATTAAAACCAAATTTTTCTGCTTGCTCCCTAAAGAGTTGTTCGTCTGGTTCTTCGAGGAGAAACTGTCCCATCAAGAAAGTAGCCAGATGTTTTCCTTCAATGATTATGGGAGCGGACATATCGGTTAGCCCGTTTTCACATTTATAAATTATGCACTGATTTTCTATTACTTCTGATTCATGCAATTTCCGGTTAATAAATGTATTGCTTTTTTTACACATTGCATTAGAGGCAGGAAATTTACGATGAAAATCCTTACAGATTTCCTGATACCCTACCCCAATTAAAATGTTGCCGTCTGCATCTGCTATAGCCACCGGGAGGTCTGTTACTGAGGAGAAATTCTCCAGAATTTTTTGAAGCTTTTTAATATTAACCAGGTCAGAAAATTTATAATGCATTTGTGTCTCCCCCTAAGCTGACGGCTATTTTCGCGCTTCACATTCAGATATTCTTTTATTTTCTACATAATTCCACAAGTTCCTTCTGATAAATACTTTTGTATCATCAAACATAGTCTTTTAATTCGTTCAGCCATAAAGCATTTAAAAAAGACAGCCTAAGGCTGCCTTTTTTATTAGCAAGTATACAATTACCGCTTTCTATTGGGATTCGCATTGCCATTGCCGTTGTTTCTGTTACCATTGTTGTTTCCGTTTATTCCGTTGGCGTTGCCGTTGGCCCATGGCGGGGGACCAGTGCTCTTAACAGTCTTACCATCTTCCCGGTCCTTTTGTTTTGGTTCACTGTTTTCCAGGTCAACATTGGTTGCCTGATCGTCTGTGCTTAAACTTTCAGAGTCGGCAATATCAGATCCATCGCCTTCTGCGTCTCCGTTTTCGTATTCGCCATTTTCTAAATCAACGTTTTCCGAATCCTCTTTTTCCATCTCCTGACCTTCAGTATCATCGGCAGGGATTTTACCCTTTTCTATTGCGCGTTCACGCTGCCGTTCGGCGTTTAACATTGCTCGGGCAAGGCCGTTTTGTGCCGCTTCCGGAGCCCGGTCCGCAATTGACTGAAGATGGGCAATGCGCCACTGATACTTATCAAGTTCCGGTTCCAGTTCATCTCTTGCTTCGTCGCCCTCCACGCCATCGATGTCTTTTGCGTCGCCTTCCTTTGGAGCATCCAGGTCTGTATCACTGTCATCCTGGGTGCCATCCGAATCTGTAGTTTCTTCAACTTCATCTTTTTCTTCAGTCTTACCATCGTCAGCATCCAAAACCACCAGTTCATCTACCAGTCTCTCTGTGTAGATAATCAGGTCATCCAGGGCCTTTTCCAGGGTAGCCAGCTGTTTATCGCTAAGTTCCCCATCTTCGTACATACTCTCCAACGCTGCCAGTTCTTTTGCCCTCTCTTCAGCCAGTTCATCCAGGAGTGCAACTTTAGTCTCTTGATCAAACGTCAGAATGAGGCGCACTTCTTCAATAAAGCGTTTAAAAAAGTAAAACGGAGAATCAGGCGTTAATACATCTTCCTGAGCTTCCAGGGTTTCAACAGCGATGATCCCGCCTTCATCTTCTACCGCCTCTGCCGTCCCTGCGGCAACAGGTGCAACTGCCATTATAAAAATGACAGCTAGAATAGATATAAAAATTTTCCGCAAAGTCTCAACCTCCCTTTATTATTAATTCCTAAAAATAGTGTACCATAATTTACTATCACTTGAATCTACTTTGAGTCTCATATCATCTGCGACAATAGTCCTAAATTTAAAAAAGGTGCGCTTATTGGCGCACCTTCCCCTATGGTCCTTTACAGACGGAAATAGTGTGAAGAGTTACCTATTGAGTTATTTTACTATCAGTACGCTGGCTTTAATCTCATGTAATACCGCATTGCTGACACTTCCAAGGAACATTTTTTTCAAGCCGCTAAGTCCCCTGCTGCCAAGCACAACTATGTCGAACTCATTCTCTGCAGCAACCCTGACGATAGTTTCTGCAGCGCGACCCTCTTTTAAGAGTGTTTTTACGTTAATGTTTTTCTTCTCCAACGCCTTAGCTGCTTCTGATAAAACCTTTTTACTCTTTTCTTTCTCCTGCTCTTTTAACTCTATTAATTGCCGATTTAATTCTTCGGACAGGGTTTCATTTCCCTCGATCCTGTAAGGTCCATTTTTACTTGTTTCATATACATGGATGACTGTAACCTCAACATTACCGCCGGCTGCAATCTGTGCTGCTTTTTCTATAACTCTTTGGCTTTGTCCGGAACCGTCAGTACATACTAATATTTTCATTTCATCTCTCCTTGCCGATTCTTATTATCATATAATACAACCGGGGAGCTGGCTTTTGTCAATAATATTCCTGACAGCCTGGAAAAATGAATGGTACTAATAATTGTATTGTAGTCCTATTACATTTAGATCGATTTTTAGTTCAAACTTCATATCGTCATTATAATTTACAATCAGATAAAGATCATCATAGTCAGAGGCGGGGTCAAACCTTGCTTCATAAAAAATATCCTCAGGATAATACTGTCCGCCCGATTCAATCATGTCGTCGTTTAAAATAAGGCGCTCCCGCTGGATTACTGCATCTCCTTTGCGAACCTCAGCAAAGGCTTGCTCAACCTGGTATTTACTTTCCTTAAATCCAAACGTGTCTTCATTCAGAGAAATATAGATTTCGTCATTTAAATGAACCCCAATATATAAAGGATTGTATAGGCGCCGAGACAATGTATCCAAATTTAAGCTGAGTACATCACTGCTGCGGAGTTTACCATCTTCCTTAACAGAAATGTAATACTCATAGGCTTGATATTGATCAGACTCAAATCCTACCATTTTTTCCGAAACGCTGTCTCGCTTAGAAGGACTTGTAATATAGATTTCGAATGAAGGTTCATGTGTTATCTCTGCCATAAAATCAGCATAAAAGTAGCCTTCACTTTCAGATTCTGCAGCAATTGTTGTGAAAGTATCTTCACCACGCTTTCGGTAATTGAGGGTTACCTGGCTTCCTGCGCTATATTCCCTTAATTGCCACTCCAACCTTACCAGGCCTTCATCTGCCCATGTTGCCAAGAATTCCACATCTCTGATGTTCCACCAGCGCTCTGCTTCTCTCATATGTTGCACAGTACCTGAGATCTGTCCCACTTCATGTGAAACCTGAGATCGCAGCGAGGCAAACTCTCCGTGCATATTGTTAATTCTGTGCTCCAGGTTTCGTGTTGCAGAGATGTTCATCCAGGAAAGGATCAATATAACTGCTGTAAGAAAGAGTACTAAACCGTTGTTTTTAATTTCCCTCATTTGTGTACCAGCTAATTAAGCCGGGTCACCTCCCAGATATTTAAAATATATTTAGTTAGACGTACGTAACTAAACTTTGTTCCCCGTCAAACCGGGTTTGTCTTGTTTAATCATAAAGGATGCTTCTGAACATAAACTGAACATTTGCATAAAAGAAGCGAAAAAAGCCACCGGTATAAATAACTCCGATGGCTGGTGAAAATGTATCCTATATACTATAGGTTATTTTTTTCTTCATTTTCTAATGCGAAGTGAAAAACTGTAAATGTAATCAATAATGATTTCTGCAACTAACTATATAGATGTTATTCTCGTCAATGCTATAAATAAGCCGGTGAACATTTGTAATTCTTCTGCTCCAGTAACCAGACAATTCATGTTTTAGCGGTTCTGGTTTTCCAAGTCCAGTATTCCCATGGCGCTCAATGTCTCGCAGAAGTTCGTTTATCTTTCTGAGGATTTTTTTGTCCTCGGTCTGCCAGTACACATAATGGGTCCATGCGATATCTGAAAAAACTTTATTCATCTAACAACTCTCTTTTCGTACCTCTACCTTGCTTTAGCTGTTCTATAGATCTCATAAGTTCATTATAGTACTCTGGATTACTCCTAACATACAAGTTTTCTAAAAGATTATTATATTCGGATTCAGAAAGCATTACTACGTTTTCACCGCGTTCTCGCGTAATGATAATGGTTTCGAAGTCGTTAGTTGCTTTGTCACAGAATTCTTTAAAACGCTGTCTAATGGCTGAATAGCTTATCGCTATCATAAAAACACCTCCACACCTATATTGTACAGAACATTGTACAAACATGCAATGTTATTCTGTGGCTTTTTTCCATAATTATTGATAGATGCTAGTTCCAATGTTTCTATTCTGCCAATTCACATTCCCTGCCAGAAAGCTTATTCTTGTTAAACTTGACCACTATCAAATACAGGTGAACACGCATATTATGTATAAAAGGCTAGCGGTAGTTGTTACTTTTAGCCTGGGGGAGGGACAGTATGGAAAAAATCTTAAGTGCCTCTGCCTCAAAAGAGATGTACCAGATTGTATCCAAGTTAAACCAGCTATTTTCCGAAATACATACAGCTTTTATGAAAAACAGATTATCATTAAAATACAGGCAGGCGCTGGAGAAGTTGGGAAAACAAATTAGTATGGGTTTGGTGGAGTTTTCTGAGTCTGCAAGACAGATGGACAAAAATGAAGCTTTAACTGTTCATGCAACAGCGGTCAATCTCAGCAAAATTTTTTATGATCTGCTGCGGCTGGCTACTCAGGTTGAAAAAAAGATAAACTCTAGAACCAGGTTCACAAATGCAGCCATCAAAGAGATGAATGACATATTGTGCCGCACTGTTAGTGTACTGCCACATGTGGCAGACGGCCTGCGTACATGCAACCCTGTAATCTTAGCACACGTGCATAAAGAGGTGGACACTCTGCGCAGGGATTCGGCAAACAGTATAAATTTCCACGAAGACAGATTGTGTGAAGGGAAATGTCACCCCAGGGCCTGCATTGTGTATATGCAAATGTTACAACATCTGCAAAACATTCTCTGGCACTACAAAGCAATGATATGTCGCAACAACTTCCCCACTTAAGCTTCCTTAAGTCTGTCATAATCAGGAATATTAAAAGCGGTGCAGACCTCTGCACCGCTTTTAATGTCCAGCCTTAAATTTCAAACTCCGCAGCCAAATAGTACGTATCAAAATCTCCCGGTTCTCTGACATCTAGTATATCTTTGACAATACGATAATTACCTGGCTCCAGGGTGCCATATAACCATTCCCACTTTGCCGTAAATTCTCCGCTACCACCTGGAGGCAAAGGATATCCGATATCATTAAATCCGTAATTCCCATCTACAACCACAGGCAGCTGATACCAAGTTCCGTTTATTTTCTTTTCCAGGGAAAAGTATTCGCCATAGATGCATTCCCTCTCTGTGTTGTTCTCAAATACTACTGTCAACCCGGTGTTAGATACTGTTTCTTGATCAACAGTCATAGTGACCCCGACAAAGTTGTTTACCGTTTCATAGGGTGTGGTTTCTAAATCCGCCGGATCAATTGATTCAGGTGGAGAGTTTGAGTCTGCTGATTCAGGGGGTGTATTATTTGGGTCAGTTGTGTCTGGCTCATTGCATCCTACCAGAACCAGTAAACATACAGCAATACACATAATAAAACATAATCGCCTATTCATAGAATCGCACCTCCTGTTTTTTCAGACGCTGCTGATTGCAAAAGGTTCCCACACTCCAGAGTTTTTCTATGCCACCTAAAATAAATTGCCCCATAACGGGGCTGTATAAAAATTTTAGGCAGATTTAATGATCTTCAGCATAGCTTTAAAAGCAGCTTTGTGCCCCAGTCCATTTGATTGGTTTACTGTTCCCGTAAAATACAGGTCTTTATCAGGATTAAAAAATGCAAATGCTCCCGATGAGCCCCAGAAACCCAGAATTTCATTGATTGGTTTTACCGGAGACAACAACCGGGGGACCCACAGTTTTTCTAGCCCTATTCCAAAGTGAAATTGGTAGGGAAACAGGATGAAATTCCATTTTTTCAGTTCTTCCAGGTAGCTTGCGGGGAAGAATTGCCCGTTAAAAAATCCTTTTAACACTGCCATTGTTTCTTTGGCAGTTGACACTATACCACCCTCAGCGGTAACTGAGGCCATACAATTGGGAATTTGAATTGCCTGCAGTTGGAAATACATTGGAGCCGGAGTATTGTCTTTAACATTGGAATACGCATATGTATCTATAAGATTTAACTCATCAAAAATGTATTTCTGAAAAACAGCATCTATTCTCATCCCGGCTATCTTTTCAATAACACTGCCCAGCAGTCGATAGTTTGTATTAGAATATAGAACCTTTCCTTTTTGTCCCGGTATAAATTTGGGTCTTAAACTTTTGGTAGCCTCCAGCACTTTTTCAAGCGGCCATGATTGATCTATACCTTTGTTGAAGAGCTCTGAATCTGCTGTGTTTCCGTTTACTTTGTATGACAGGTAGTCGGGTAGCCCTGAGGTATTAGCCAACAGATGAGTAACGGTAATCTCCCTTGAATAGTCAATACCGTTATAATGATGCAGTCCGTCCAGTATTTCATCGCTAAAAAACTTAGAGAGCTTGTCATCTAACCGAAGAAGGCCTTCAGCTCTTAAGCGCAATATCATGGCAGTTGTATACAGCTTGGTTACGCTGGTGATAAAATACCGGTGGCCTTCTTGCATGTTACCGGCACCACCTGTCCAGGAAAAAGAGCCATCCCCCTTCTCTACACAAAGAACAGCCCCTAAAACATTTCGATTTCGGGCCATATTGTTAACCACGTTTTCAAGTAATGATTCATTCACTCTCTCTTCCATCTTCCTCACCCCTTTAAAAAACATATAATGCCTCAAGATGAGGCATTATCACGATTAACCCAACCGTGTTGCGTTAGACTAGAAAGTCATTCGGCTAACAAAAAACATAATGATAAAAGAAGCAGCGAAAAGTATACTTAATCCTGCAATGAGATTGGAAAGTTTATCGCTCATTCCACTTTTTTTCGGTATTTCAAGCAAATTTACCGCTCCCAAGAGTAGAACCACATAAGCAATAATCCCAAATTGACCTGTGAGAATACCATAGATAGCTAAAATTAGGGCAAATTGTTGCAGCACCTTGAACACCCTGAAGATAACACCCATTGACGGGTTAACCTCAATACTATCTCTGGTCATTGAGCTACCCCTCCTTAATACAGAGAATCTGCCAATAAGGCAAAAGCGATAATTAAGGCCCTTAGGAGATAGGTCTTCTGAGATAATGCCATGCCCACCATACACACACCAGTTCCCATCCTTCGTGCCCATATGAGGTCAGCATTCTTGAAGTGGTTCCTCCAAAACCTAAAATAAGGACGCATTTATATTCGTATTTTTGCACAACTATCTCCTCCACTCATTGTATTCCCTGCTAGCTAAACAATTGTCCATGCTGCTTAATTTTATTGTAAATTGGTCAACTAAACATCAACTGAACATTTCTAAACAATCTAAAGGAAGGCAAATCCCCTTTGATAGCCAACTTGGCAGAAAACAGATTTATCATTGTTTTTCTGCTTATTGTTATAATTATCCTCCCAACCAACAAATCTTTAGGATTCTTAACAGCTATCGCAGGAATTACAACCTGGTGAAGTAAATAGTACCATAGAAGTGTCTATCATAAACGAAAAAGGTGGAGATAAAGATGACGTAAATTTGAAACTATCGATGAATATACCCAAGCTTTAGATGGATGGAAGCTTGAGGCCGCCAAGAAGCTTGATCAATTAGTGTTGGAGGTTGCCCCGGAAGCTCAAAGGGTTATGAAGTGGAAACAGCCAACTTATGAAGACCATGGTTTGTTATGTTATTTTGTAGCCTTTAAAAACCATATTAACTTCGGGTTTTTCCGTGGCACAGAAATCGAAGATCCAAATGGCCTCCTAGAGGGCACAGGGGATAAAATGCGTCATGTTAAGATAAAAAGCACGGATGACATTAATGATGCGCTAAAACAGATAATTGCTTTTGCACTCCAATTGAATCGTAAGAGTAATAGCTAACTTAAACCAGGAGTCTAGATGCTAATTACAATGCCCCGGACCACCTTTTCAAGAGGTGATTCGGGGCATTTTTCTTTTTACCGGTGGTTTCCGCTTTTGCTATTGCCAGAACCCGTGATCATCTAATAGATCTGAACCGTAAAAGCCGGTGAACGTATCAAGCCTAAAACTGTCCAGCTGATTACCCTTAAAATAAAGGTAAAGCCCGGTAGAGTCGTTATCGTAAGGAGTAAAGACCCAGATTTCCCGGTTAGCAGCGGGGAACACGGCGGTACTGCGAATTTTATAAGGCGGGTTGCCCAGGATTCTTCTGACTGTCCACACACTTTCTCCCTTTAGCTTGGTTTCCCTTCCTATCGAAAAGTATTCTTCCCAGCCTTTTTTAGGTTTTCTGTTAATGGTATACCAATCTACAAGCTCCCTCAACCTTGTTAAAAACAGACCTTGCATTAAATGTAGCCGTTCTGTCTCAGAAACAATTGTGTCATATTCTTTTTGCAGCATCGCGATGGGATCTCTTATAGGAAGTTTCTTTTTATCCGTCATTCTATCACCTCTTATGTTCAAATTCATAGAACCCTGTTATATTTTATTCCGGAACTCAAAAATTGCTACTGCTCCTTAGAAGTAGACGCTGTGAAGTCAAATCATTAGAGCCATTGTGACACCCCTGGCATCCACAACATAAAATAAAGGGAATTACGTTGTCAGTAGGGGGCTAACAAAAACAGTGACAAGGAGGTGTGGAAATGAGTATAGCCCGGCAGTTATATCGTGTTCAGGCTGGAGCCTTCTCCTCAAGGCAAGGGGCCGAAGAGCAGGTCAAAAATCTAAAAGAGGCCGGTTTCGATGCCTTTATCATTAGTCCTGCACCTGAAAACGGGGATTTAAGCGGTCAGAAACTTTACCGCGTTCAGGCGGGTGCTTTTTCTTCAAAGGAGCGGGCCAAAGAACAGGTCAGAAGGTTAAAAGAGGCCGGCTTTGATGCCTTTTTCATTAGTCCCCAACCTCCTGAAGGCAGGGTTGAACCGGAAACTCCGGCAATTTATGTTGGGCAACAGTTAATCATACCGTTTTCCGAAAACGATAGCCCAAGTATCTCAAAGGTAGTAAACGAGGGAATTCTAAAACAGATTGCTCTTACCTTTGACGCCGGTTGGTATTATGACCAAACAATCCCTCTGTTGGATGAGTTGGATAAATATAATGTAAAAAGCACCTTTTTTCCCAGAGCTCTTTGGGTAAGGGATAATCCCGATTTGACCCGCGAGATAGTTAACCGAGGTCATATTGTTGAAAACCATTCTCTGACCCACGCAGATATGTCACAGATGAATGAAACGGAAATCAGAGAAGAACTTGGTGAATCCACCCGTATCATTGAAGAAATCACCAACAGAAGGCCTTATCTGTTTAGGCCGCCCTACGGTGCCTATAATGAGCGTATGCTGAAAATCCTGGCACAGGAGGGGTACCCGTATACCATTATGTGGACGGTAGATTCCCACGATTGGGCTCATGAAATCGGCGGGAAGCCAATTACTGCCGACTATCTGGTTAACAGGGTTTTAGATAATTCCTCCCCCAACGGAATCATCCTGATGCATGTGGGCGGCTACAATACAGTAAAAGCTCTGCCGCGCATCATTACCGGACTGATGCATCAAGGGTACAGATTGGTCACCGTAAATGAGATGATGCCTGCACCGACTCCCAGTTCCCGGATTCATACCGTTAACCAGGGAGAAACATTACACTCTATCGCCGAGAAGTACGGTGTCACTGTAGAGGAAATTATCGCGGCTAATGGTCTCTAAGGCAGACATGATAAAAGCACTGACAATGAAGTCAGTGCTTTTAATGTGTGTATGCAATGGTGTTAGAGGACTGTAATGTTGGAAAAGTAAAAGATTATAAGGAAAAACAATACTAGCATTATTGCCATCAGCAGTGAATCAAAATTAAGGTTTTTAATGTTCCAGTCAGATGGCTTGCCTCTCAGTTTATCCCAAAAACTGCGGGAGCGTTGACCGGATTTTTCATACATATCGTCCAGAGAGTCATCAAATTGTGCGGTTTTTTGGGCCATTTTCTTGGCATACTTTCCGGATTTTTCATAAGCATCATTTAAGGAAGAGTCAAACCGCTTAGTTCCCTCCGCCATGCGCCGGGCATAACTGCCGGATTTTTCATAGGCATCATTCAGCGAGGTGTCGAACTTTTCAGTACCCTCTGCCATGCGCCGCGCCAGGCTGCCCGTTTTTTCATAGGCGTCATTAATTGATGAGTCAAATCTTTCAGTTCCCTCTGCCACACGCCGGGCAAAAGTCCCTGATTTTTCGTAGGCATCATTGATGGACTCATCAAACATGTTTACGTAGGTACACATTTTATTAGACACAGCTCCTGTTTGCAGATACACCTTATTAATGGCTGCATCAAACTTTGTGCCGAAATTACAGCAAGTATGCACGATGAAATGATATGCTGGGCGGTAAAAGGCAAACTCCACGCTGAGCCAATGAGGCGCTCTCCACTCCATCAGGCGGAAGCGGTTTAAGACATAGAATAAAAGGACAGCTAAAACAACCACGATTACCATCTCGCGGATATCCGGCCAAATCCAGACACTGAGATTTTCCAGGTACGCTACTTTATAAGGGTCATAGGTGAAGCCGGCCATAGCGGGGATGACCATCCGATTCAGCAGGAAATGGGGAAACAGGCCGATTGCAATGATTATCGCGCCAAAGGTACCCAGAACCGCATATACGGGCCAAGTGAAGTTATAACTCTTCTTATCGTATTTCTCCGGGACATCACCGAGAAAAAGGCCCCTAAACAGTTTGGCAAAATAGCAGAGAGTCATGGCACTGGTAACCACAAATATCTTTTCTGCAACATGCAGCGGAACGGATCCGTGCAGGTTGGCGGCATCAACAATGGCATGATGAAGAATGGTTTTACTGCCATAGCCATTAAACCCGGGGATTCCACCAATCCCGGCATAACCTATCAAAAAGGTAACAGCGATAAAAGGCACTTTTTTGGCCATGCCTCTAACCTGGGTTATGTCCAGGTTATGGGTAATCATATAAATTGAGCCCACCATCATAAAAAGCCCTGCTTTAAAGAAGGCGTGATTAATGATGTGATACAAGGCCCCGGCAAAGCCCATGGGACCGGCAAAGCCCAGATACGCGGCCGTGCCGACTCCCAGAAGAATATAGCCCATTTGCGATACTGAACTGTAAGCGAGAATTTTTTTGGCACCGGTGGAAAGCAGGGCCATAAAAGCACCCAAAAACATGGTGATGATACCCATCCAGATGATGGCGTATCCGAAATTAACTGATACTATGGACGGCACGGCCACCTCGCTGAATTCTGACGGAGTAAAAATCATGCCTACCACGCGGAAAATACCGTACGCACCAGCTTTAATCATCAGGCCGGAAAGCAATGCGCTGGCCGGAGCCGGGGCCACCGGATGCGCTTTGGGCAACCAGATATGCAGAGGTACCATTCCTGCCTTAATACCGAAGCCAACCAGAAACAGTGTAACCACTGTGTATGGATTAATGGCACTTGCTGCAATCTGCTCATACAGGGGTATAATTTCCATGGTTCCCACATTGAAGTAAAGCAGAAAAATGGCCATTAGCAGGCACAAGCCTCCGAAAACACCCAGGTACAACGTAACCGCACCGCCTGCCATGGCATCCGGAGTTTCCTCGTGAATCACCAAAACATAAGATGAGAAGGTCATTAACTCAAAGAATAAGAATAAACTGAACAGATCCCCTACCAACACCACGCCCAGACAGTGACCCAGAGTGGAGAGCAAAAAAACATAATACCTGTTTTTTGCCCGCCCGTGTTCCATATAGGCAATGGAATAAAGGGTTGCCAGAAACCAGATGCATGACATTAAAGCCGCGAAGACAAAACCAAAAAAGTCCACACGAAAATGAATGCTAACCTGGAGAAATTTCGCAAACTCATATTGCAGCACTGCCTGCTGTACCAAAGGATACATGGAGAATACGATACCAAAAGTAATAAGTGCGGTAATAACAGCACAGATATCCCGGAGTTTTTCCGAAAATCTTCCGGCAAAAAAAACCAGCAGGGATCCTGCTAAAGGAACCGCCACTGCAAATACGGGTAAAAGCGAGGTAATAACTTCAGTTGTAGCCTGAATTTCCTGTGCAGCTGTAAAGCTCATCAGTTTAAAAGCCTCCCTTAAACAAATAATAGGCGACTACCCCTTAGGGTTCTGCCCTGTCATGCTCGTGGGTAAAGCGTCCAATTTAACACTGATGTTGAGTCTCTACAAGTTGCAGAAGTTGGACTTCGAATATAACTATATGCTATGAAACTTCTCGATTACATCT contains:
- a CDS encoding Na/Pi cotransporter family protein, with amino-acid sequence MEKILSASASKEMYQIVSKLNQLFSEIHTAFMKNRLSLKYRQALEKLGKQISMGLVEFSESARQMDKNEALTVHATAVNLSKIFYDLLRLATQVEKKINSRTRFTNAAIKEMNDILCRTVSVLPHVADGLRTCNPVILAHVHKEVDTLRRDSANSINFHEDRLCEGKCHPRACIVYMQMLQHLQNILWHYKAMICRNNFPT
- a CDS encoding complex I subunit 5 family protein, which translates into the protein MSFTAAQEIQATTEVITSLLPVFAVAVPLAGSLLVFFAGRFSEKLRDICAVITALITFGIVFSMYPLVQQAVLQYEFAKFLQVSIHFRVDFFGFVFAALMSCIWFLATLYSIAYMEHGRAKNRYYVFLLSTLGHCLGVVLVGDLFSLFLFFELMTFSSYVLVIHEETPDAMAGGAVTLYLGVFGGLCLLMAIFLLYFNVGTMEIIPLYEQIAASAINPYTVVTLFLVGFGIKAGMVPLHIWLPKAHPVAPAPASALLSGLMIKAGAYGIFRVVGMIFTPSEFSEVAVPSIVSVNFGYAIIWMGIITMFLGAFMALLSTGAKKILAYSSVSQMGYILLGVGTAAYLGFAGPMGFAGALYHIINHAFFKAGLFMMVGSIYMITHNLDITQVRGMAKKVPFIAVTFLIGYAGIGGIPGFNGYGSKTILHHAIVDAANLHGSVPLHVAEKIFVVTSAMTLCYFAKLFRGLFLGDVPEKYDKKSYNFTWPVYAVLGTFGAIIIAIGLFPHFLLNRMVIPAMAGFTYDPYKVAYLENLSVWIWPDIREMVIVVVLAVLLFYVLNRFRLMEWRAPHWLSVEFAFYRPAYHFIVHTCCNFGTKFDAAINKVYLQTGAVSNKMCTYVNMFDESINDAYEKSGTFARRVAEGTERFDSSINDAYEKTGSLARRMAEGTEKFDTSLNDAYEKSGSYARRMAEGTKRFDSSLNDAYEKSGKYAKKMAQKTAQFDDSLDDMYEKSGQRSRSFWDKLRGKPSDWNIKNLNFDSLLMAIMLVLFFLIIFYFSNITVL
- a CDS encoding immunoglobulin-like domain-containing protein, which encodes MNRRLCFIMCIAVCLLVLVGCNEPDTTDPNNTPPESADSNSPPESIDPADLETTPYETVNNFVGVTMTVDQETVSNTGLTVVFENNTERECIYGEYFSLEKKINGTWYQLPVVVDGNYGFNDIGYPLPPGGSGEFTAKWEWLYGTLEPGNYRIVKDILDVREPGDFDTYYLAAEFEI
- a CDS encoding DUF1801 domain-containing protein, which produces MDEYTQALDGWKLEAAKKLDQLVLEVAPEAQRVMKWKQPTYEDHGLLCYFVAFKNHINFGFFRGTEIEDPNGLLEGTGDKMRHVKIKSTDDINDALKQIIAFALQLNRKSNS
- a CDS encoding DUF5667 domain-containing protein; the encoded protein is MRKIFISILAVIFIMAVAPVAAGTAEAVEDEGGIIAVETLEAQEDVLTPDSPFYFFKRFIEEVRLILTFDQETKVALLDELAEERAKELAALESMYEDGELSDKQLATLEKALDDLIIYTERLVDELVVLDADDGKTEEKDEVEETTDSDGTQDDSDTDLDAPKEGDAKDIDGVEGDEARDELEPELDKYQWRIAHLQSIADRAPEAAQNGLARAMLNAERQRERAIEKGKIPADDTEGQEMEKEDSENVDLENGEYENGDAEGDGSDIADSESLSTDDQATNVDLENSEPKQKDREDGKTVKSTGPPPWANGNANGINGNNNGNRNNGNGNANPNRKR
- a CDS encoding polysaccharide deacetylase family protein is translated as MSIARQLYRVQAGAFSSRQGAEEQVKNLKEAGFDAFIISPAPENGDLSGQKLYRVQAGAFSSKERAKEQVRRLKEAGFDAFFISPQPPEGRVEPETPAIYVGQQLIIPFSENDSPSISKVVNEGILKQIALTFDAGWYYDQTIPLLDELDKYNVKSTFFPRALWVRDNPDLTREIVNRGHIVENHSLTHADMSQMNETEIREELGESTRIIEEITNRRPYLFRPPYGAYNERMLKILAQEGYPYTIMWTVDSHDWAHEIGGKPITADYLVNRVLDNSSPNGIILMHVGGYNTVKALPRIITGLMHQGYRLVTVNEMMPAPTPSSRIHTVNQGETLHSIAEKYGVTVEEIIAANGL
- a CDS encoding serine hydrolase domain-containing protein, whose amino-acid sequence is MEERVNESLLENVVNNMARNRNVLGAVLCVEKGDGSFSWTGGAGNMQEGHRYFITSVTKLYTTAMILRLRAEGLLRLDDKLSKFFSDEILDGLHHYNGIDYSREITVTHLLANTSGLPDYLSYKVNGNTADSELFNKGIDQSWPLEKVLEATKSLRPKFIPGQKGKVLYSNTNYRLLGSVIEKIAGMRIDAVFQKYIFDELNLIDTYAYSNVKDNTPAPMYFQLQAIQIPNCMASVTAEGGIVSTAKETMAVLKGFFNGQFFPASYLEELKKWNFILFPYQFHFGIGLEKLWVPRLLSPVKPINEILGFWGSSGAFAFFNPDKDLYFTGTVNQSNGLGHKAAFKAMLKIIKSA
- a CDS encoding type II toxin-antitoxin system Phd/YefM family antitoxin, which produces MIAISYSAIRQRFKEFCDKATNDFETIIITRERGENVVMLSESEYNNLLENLYVRSNPEYYNELMRSIEQLKQGRGTKRELLDE
- a CDS encoding Txe/YoeB family addiction module toxin, which encodes MNKVFSDIAWTHYVYWQTEDKKILRKINELLRDIERHGNTGLGKPEPLKHELSGYWSRRITNVHRLIYSIDENNIYIVSCRNHY
- a CDS encoding universal stress protein, yielding MKILVCTDGSGQSQRVIEKAAQIAAGGNVEVTVIHVYETSKNGPYRIEGNETLSEELNRQLIELKEQEKEKSKKVLSEAAKALEKKNINVKTLLKEGRAAETIVRVAAENEFDIVVLGSRGLSGLKKMFLGSVSNAVLHEIKASVLIVK